A stretch of the Drosophila subpulchrella strain 33 F10 #4 breed RU33 unplaced genomic scaffold, RU_Dsub_v1.1 Primary Assembly Seq24, whole genome shotgun sequence genome encodes the following:
- the LOC119559385 gene encoding parafibromin yields MDLSSKTLSQTMTVEAIAAIKAKRMAMKMDLDVEGKRIRTLQREQDRQEHEEQAEFCKLTMKRERQQYTREEQLLGEKELPGVLKIVSLVYDFTRRRLLSKPEDSPKEEPAAPPPLEGLREVPEVPEVPVVPPELETIKPPPMSKYNRYGQERFLRGEEEFGINPGGSNWEKVASLGLNPDGGKTESVKINTEKGKLEMAKNASKKPRKDKRLSRMPIIVVPDALTSPVTVHNAKQLLQELRYVSVEQARQTLVPGQLLDEVTIEHRFQGELVSYRVIDNVTRLTPEEWSRVAAVFAMGPHWQFKGWPQGGDPALIFHRVCAFHLHFRGTSVSKELANLQVHLLALSQHERHLDCGILTEFWNKLDHHMAVHPRQFAFIKQK; encoded by the exons ATGGACTTGAGTTCGAAGACCCTATCCCAAACAATGACCGTGGAGGCCATAGCGGCTATCAAGGCCAAGCGCATGGCCATGAAAATGGATCTCGATGTCGAGGGTAAGCGGATAAGAACGCTGCAGCGGGAGCAGGATCGCCAGGAGCACGAGGAGCAGGCGGAGTTCTGCAAGCTGACTATGAAGCGGGAAAGGCAGCAATACACTCGCGAGGAGCAACTGCTGGGCGAGAAGGAGCTGCCTGGAGTCCTGAAGATCGTGTCCCTCGTCTACGACTTCACGCGTCGTCGCTTGCTGTCCAAGCCGGAGGACTCGCCGAAAGAAGAACCCGCAGCTCCTCCGCCGCTTGAAGGGCTGCGAGAGGTGCCGGAGGTGCCGGAGGTGCCGGTGGTGCCACCCGAACTGGAAACAATCAAACCGCCGCCCATGTCCAAGTACAACCGCTATGGTCAGGAGAGATTCCTCAGGGGCGAGGAGGAGTTTGGCATCAACCCGGGGGGAAGCAATTGGGAAAAGGTCGCATCATTGGGCTTGAATCCAGACGGTGGGAAGACCGAGTCTGTGAAAATAAATACGGAAAAGGGAAAACTGGAGATGGCCAAGAACGCCAGCAAGAAGCCCCGTAAAGATAAGCGGTTATCCCGTATGCCCATCATCGTGGTTCCGGATGCTCTGACCAGCCCGGTCACCGTTCACAATGCCAAGCAGCTTCTTCAGGAGTTGCGCTACGTGTCCGTGGAACAAGCCCGTCAGACCCTGGTCCCTGGCCAGCTCCTCGACGAGGTCACCATCGAGCACCGCTTTCAG GGCGAACTGGTGAGCTACAGGGTCATCGACAACGTGACCCGGCTGACCCCAGAGGAGTGGAGCCGGGTGGCCGCCGTGTTCGCCATGGGACCCCACTGGCAGTTCAAGGGCTGGCCGCAGGGCGGGGACCCCGCCCTCATCTTCCACCGCGTGTGCGCCTTCCACCTGCACTTCAGGGGCACGTCGGTGAGCAAGGAGCTGGCAAACTTGCAGGTGCACCTGCTCGCCCTCTCGCAGCACGAGCGGCACTTGGACTGCGGCATCCTGACGGAGTTCTGGAACAAACTGGACCACCACATGGCCGTCCATCCCCGTCAGTTTGCGTTCATCAAGCAGAAGTAG